The Gymnogyps californianus isolate 813 chromosome 5, ASM1813914v2, whole genome shotgun sequence genome contains a region encoding:
- the JKAMP gene encoding JNK1/MAPK8-associated membrane protein, with the protein MFRSAVDIQPACLGLYCGRTVLSVNGSVETYGDCGVCPRGQRTDENKICRECMGSPDRYDWLYLGFMAMLPLVLHWFFIEWYSGKKSSSALLQHVTALFECSIAAIVTLLVSDPVGSLHIRSCKVKKLSDWYTMLYNPSPDYITTVHCTHEAVYPLYTIVFIYYAFCLVLMMLLRPLLVKKIACGLGKSDRFKSIYAALYFFPILTVLQAVGGGLLYYAFPYIILVLSLVTLAVYMSASEVESFKDLLVRKKRLVVLFSHWLLHAYGIISISKLDKLEQDLPLLALVPAPALFYLLTAKYTEPSRILSEGGNGH; encoded by the exons ATGTTCCGCTCCG CTGTGGACATCCAGCCCGCCTGCCTCGGGCTGTACTGCGGCAGGACCGTCCTGTCGGTCAACGGCTCCGTGGAGACCTACGGGGACTGTGGG GTATGCCCTAGAGGTCAAAGAACCGATGAGAACAAAATCTGCCGGGAATGTATGGGATCTCCAGACCGCTATGACTGGCTGTACCTTGGCTTCATGGCCATGCTTCCCCTGGTTTTACACTGGTTCTTTATTGAATggtattcaggaaaaaagag TTCCAGCGCATTGTTGCAGCACGTCACTGCCTTGTTCGAGTGCAGCATTGCAGCGATCGTTACGCTGCTCGTCAGCGACCCCGTCGGCTCTCTGCATATCCGCTCCTGCAAGGTGAAGAAGCTTTCGGACTGGTACACGATGCTTTACAACCCAAGTCCCGACTACATCACCACAGTGCACTGCACTCACGAAGCAGTTTATCCCCT GTACACCATTGTGTTTATATATTACGCCTTCTGTCTTGTGTTAATGATGCTACTTCGGCCTCTTCTGGTTAAGAAAATTGCCTGTGGTTTAGGAAAGTCTGATcgatttaaaagcatttatgcAGCACTGTACTTCTTCCCTATCCTCACCGTGCTTCAGGCTGTTGGAGGAGGCCTGCTCT ATTATGCCTTCCCATACATCATACTGGTGTTGTCTTTGGTTACACTGGCTGTGTACATGTCTGCTTCTGAAGTGGAG tCTTTCAAGGATCTTCTtgtcaggaagaaaaggctTGTTGTCCTCTTCAGCCACTGGTTACTTCATGCCTATGGAATCATCTCCATTTCCAAACTGGATAAGCTTGAGCAGGACCTGCCGTTGCTTGCCTTGGTACCTGCACCTGCCCTCTTCTACCTACTGACAGCGAAGTACACCGAGCCATCGCGCATACTCTCGGAAGGTGGAAATGGACATTAA
- the L3HYPDH gene encoding trans-3-hydroxy-L-proline dehydratase: MAAEGGGDGAGAGRRLPPHSPSGPVLQTVEMHTGGEPLRIIPRLEAAEEAAAAEGMSLLSLRREVAATQDHVRRALVHEPRGHAGMYGAVVVCGGAAAAGAHLAALFLHGAGYSTMCGHAVLALGRFALDYGLVAAPSHPETAVRLRCPCGPVTAFVPWDGRRSGNPVRFHSVPAFAAATDLAIDVPGHGKVVVDIGYGGTFYAFLSAEQLGLDVCSSKTRDLVNAASAVTEAVKKQFKLHHPESEDLAFLYGTILTDGKDAFSEEPTTNICVFADEQVDRSPTGSGVTARIALQYHKGLIQLNQTRTFRSSTTGSLFTGKAVKEAKFGDYNAVVVEVSGEAFYTGTATFTVEEEDPLKYGFFFK; this comes from the exons ATGGCGGCGGAGGGCGGTGGGGACGGTGCCGGCGCGGGACGGCGGCTGCCGCCGCACTCGCCGTCGGGCCCGGTGCTGCAGACGGTGGAGATGCACACGGGCGGCGAGCCGCTGCGCATCATCCCGCGGCTGGAggcggcggaggaggcggcggcggcggaggggatGTCGCTGCTGTCGCTGCGGCGGGAGGTGGCGGCCACGCAGGACCACGTGCGGCGGGCGCTGGTGCACGAGCCGCGGGGCCACGCCGGCATGTACGGGGCGGTGGTGGTgtgcggcggggcggccgccgccggcgctCACCTGGCGGCCCTCTTCCTGCACGGCGCCGGCTACAGCACCATGTGCGGCCACGCCGTCCTGGCCCTCGGCCGCTTCGCCCTCGACTACGGGCTGGTGGCGGCGCCCAGCCACCCCGAGACCGCTGTTCGCCTGCGCTGCCCCTGCGGGCCTGTCACCGCCTTCGTGCCCTGGGATGGCCGCCGCAGCGGCAACCCCGTCCGCTTCCACAGCGTGCCCGCCTTCGCTGCTGCCACTG ACTTGGCCATCGACGTCCCTGGTCACGGGAAGGTGGTGGTCGACATCGGCTATGGTGGCACTTTCTACGCCTTCCTCAGCGCCGAGCAGCTGGGCCTTGATGTGTGCTCTTCGAAGACCAGAGACCTTGTCAATGCGGCAAGCGCGGTGACAGAAGCGGTGAAGAAACAG TTCAAGCTTCATCACCCTGAAAGTGAAGACCTGGCTTTCCTCTACGGCACCATACTGACAGATGGGAAGGATGCCTTTAGTGAGGAGCCCACCACCAACAtctgtgtgtttgcagatgAACAG GTTGACCGAAGTCCGACAGGTTCAGGTGTGACAGCTCGCATCGCCTTGCAGTACCATAAGGGACTCATCCAGCTCAATCAGACCAGAACCTTTCGGAGCAGCACCACGGGGTCCTTGTTCACCGGGAAGGCAGTGAAG GAAGCCAAGTTTGGGGACTACAACGCTGTCGTCGTGGAAGTCTCGGGAGAAGCCTTTTACACTGGT